The genomic segment GAACGACCAGGCGCAGCGGACAGTGCTCTGCAAGGACCCGTTCCGTGCGGTGGACGAGCGGGTCGAGAAGCTCATCGCAAGCCTCTGAGCGCTCGGTACTTCCCGGCGCCGACCAGACTGGCGCCCATGCGCGCCTCGACTCGGCTCGCAGGATGGCTCGTCACCGTGCTACTCGTAGCGACGGGGTGCACGAGCGACCCGGCGGCAACCACGACCCGTGCCGCGTTTCGGCCACCCTCCGAGCTGATCCCTCCGGCGGAGCCGGCCCTGGAGCTCGCCACCGAGGCGTGCGTGCCAATAACCTTCGTCGTCGTCGACACTGCTCTGGCGTGGCCGTTCGGCGACCTCCGGCCATGCCCGTCGGCGCGCGTGTGGATCGACGGTCGCTACGAGGTCGGGCTCGTCGACTTCCCGAGCGCCACCGTGCCCGACATGACGGTTGCCGTCGGGACGCTCGACGCCGAGGGCATCAGGCAGCTTTCGAGCCTGGTGGACGATCCGAGCCTCGCCGCAGTGGCCGAAGCGGACGCGACCACCTGTGCCGAGCCGGCGAATGGGATCGTCGTGCAGTACCGGGTCGCCACGCCCGACGGGCAGGTGACGCTGCGGACGTGCTCGGGCTCCGACGTGGGTGAGCTGCACGCTCTCGCCCGCAACGTGGTCTCTGCGGTGGTGCACCCGAACCGGACCATGTTCGCCACCCGGACCGGGGAGGTCGATGCGGTCACTCGGCCGCGCAATGTCCTCGAAGCCGGCGGCGTGCTGGTCGACGCCCGGGTGATGGCCGCGACAGGCGACCACATCGCCATCGAGGTGAGCGGCGTCCGTGTCGGCAAGGGGAAGTCACTCGTCGGCACGACGCTCCGGGTTCCGTTCCATACGCCTTACGAGGGGCATCTCGAGGACGACGCCTTCGATCGACTCCAGCGGGGCGACGCCGTCGTGGCGCTCGTCGACAAGCACCGGCGGGTTCGCCTCATCGGCCTCGTAGAGGGCGACGATCTCGTCGACCTGTCGTCGGCGGACGTCACATTCGGGCTCGGCCACGTCATGGCCATCGCCATCGAGCACGGCGGCCCAGCCGGCGGCGCCGATGGGTCGGCGTGCCGGTTCGGCGCGTTCGCCGTCGAGGCGGCGACCGCGACAACCGCGATCGGCAGGCTCGACGAGCTGGCCGCGGCGGGCCGCAGGTACTCGCTGCGTCTCGAGGCGAAACGGGACTACGAGCGGCGGAGGAGCGTGCGTACGACCGAGGTCGAGTACTCCGGCAAGCCGGGCGGCCTCCATGCGTTGTTCATCGATCGACAGGGGCTGATGGGCGTCGTGACCGCGAAGGCCGGCCGGCAGGGAGTAGTGCGGCTTCCGCGGCCGGACCCCGGATCGAAGGTGAGGGTCTGGCTCGTCGAGCAGGCCAGCGTCGAGCCGTGCCACCCCTGGGAGTTGGCTCCCACGGTGGCCGAGGTCGGGTTCGAGTTCGTGACGATCCCGGCGGGCGAGCTGGCGCCGGGCAGAACGATGAGGATCGACATCCGGGACGGGACGTGGCGTTCAGGTGACCGGGAAAGGTAACTTGAGCCACCTTGCCACGTGTCTGTCACGGATCGTCGAACTGAGGTGGGACGAGGCGCCGCCGCTGGGGTGGCGACTCCGGGTCGAGGGTGTAACCCCTCGTGTGGATCACGACGTGGTGGTGGTACCAGCAGACCGTCGTCAAGTTGTCGGCATCGTGGCTTCCGCCGCCGGCCCACGGGATCACGTGGTGGGGCTGCAAGCGGTAGCGGGATCCGCAGCCGTCGATGGTGCATCCCTGGTCTCGGTTCAGCACGAAGTCGCGGATGGCGGGCGGGATGGCGCGATTGCCGTCGGTGACGGTGACCGGCCTTCCGGCATCGACGCCGACGACTTTCACGGTGCCGGTGCACAGCAGCTCTTCGAGCGTGGCAGGGCCGACCGGGAGCCCGGTGGTTGCCGTCACTGAGCCCGCCTCCCCACCCGTTCGCGCTGCCAGCTCGGCGTCGACGAACACCGTGACGGACGGGGCCGTCGTCGCGGTGACGGGCGCCTCGAGGTCGAGGGAGTCTTGGCAGATCGACACCAGGGCGTCGGCGAGTCGGGCCCCCAACGCCTCACGGACTGCATCGGGCGACCGCGGGAGCTCGTCGGCGCGCTGAAACAGTGCCTTCTCGAGGACCGTGAAATCGACGGCGGGCAATTCGAACCAACCCGTCCCGGTCATTCCGCCGAGCGAAGGCTGAA from the Acidimicrobiia bacterium genome contains:
- a CDS encoding DUF222 domain-containing protein, which translates into the protein MEQLLEPSAMIGGAGPDTGTSSAAESIDALEQRLIACERLIDRLRVVQVATLRQLEAAGVTTIDGARSMKDWITARLDLHPDTAGNVMRATRLLAQHPDLGAAVATGEVSTDRAVATATLRNSGASAEAIELSNGFDVAGVWRLAGRHRRHRRADEREASERRHLRLQPSLGGMTGTGWFELPAVDFTVLEKALFQRADELPRSPDAVREALGARLADALVSICQDSLDLEAPVTATTAPSVTVFVDAELAARTGGEAGSVTATTGLPVGPATLEELLCTGTVKVVGVDAGRPVTVTDGNRAIPPAIRDFVLNRDQGCTIDGCGSRYRLQPHHVIPWAGGGSHDADNLTTVCWYHHHVVIHTRGYTLDPESPPQRRRLVPPQFDDP